GAAGACTGGCAAGGTCCGTTCCATCGGAGTTTCCAACTACGGTATCCACCACCTCAACGAATTGGAGGAATACATCAACAGCGGTGTGGGTGGCCAGATCTCAGTCGGCCAGTACGAAATCCACCCCTGGTGCCCCAGAGAAGACATTGTCGACTGGCTGAAGAGGCGCAACATTGTTGTTGAAGCGTATTCGCCTTTGGTGCAGGCCACTCGTATGCAGGAGCCCGTTTTGCAGAGTCTGGTCAAGAAGCACAACAAGACTCCCGCTCAGATCTTGATCCGGTGGAGCTTGCAGAAGGtatgttttccctctcttaTTAGAGTTTCTATGCGAAAGTATTGACCCTGTTGCAGGGCTATGTCCCTCTCCCCAAGTCAGTGACCGAGTCGCGTATCATCGAGAACACGCAAGTCTTCGACTTCGAGCTATCAGAAGAGGACatgcagagcttgaagacaGGAGTAGATGCACCTGTCTGCTGGGATCCCGCCAGGGACTCCCGCCTGTGAACTCTAAAAACGGTGCGGTGATTGGTTCCAAAAGTCTAATGCCTTAAGTAGGAATCAAATCAACTTGATAATAAACGATCTAGAAATTATGTGCTTTATTTATAAACTTCGTTTCTGTATATTGAAAAGTAGAACACGGATAGCAGGATAAATACAGATCCCGTGAATTTAGTCCAAGATAAACCTTCCGTTTCGGCACAACTTAATGCCGTCGGCAAGACGCCTACAACTTCCGTTTACGGACCTTaacaacatgatcaacaaCAAAAGGCCTTTGTTACTGTCTTCACCAAGATACTCCATGAGCATCTCCAATGTCTGCCCATATTTCGCCAGTCTCAAGGGACGTAACTCCTAGTATAAACCTCTATTCCCGCCCTAGCTCAAGATGCCTGCGTCGCCGAAACGTGTCGTCCTAGAGAAATCACGAACCGTCCGTCGCCGATATCAACGCAGCAATAAACGTCTCAAGTTCACAGCGTCTCAGATCGCACGAATAGAACGGGATGAAGAACGCGAGCGCAAAGCGCAGAAGCttcgggagaaggagaagaagcgcatagccaacaagaaaaagaaggccgagaaagaATTGAAGGCTCGCGAAGAACGACGACGACTCGGTATACCCGATCCTAATGCACCCACCGTGCCGTCGAGCCAACCGTCGCTTTTCAACTTTCTTAAGAAGAGCCCTCAAGCCCCGGCGGAGCAAGAGATGACATGTGAAGATACGGAGTCAGATACTATAAGCACGGAAGTGGACACTAGCGAGGACTCGAACTCGGAGAATGATGATCTAGACGACGGGGAATCTGTCGGTCTAGATATTAGTCTCGACAATGTCGGTGGAGCTATGGAACCCGAGAAGGTCAATTGTGGAGGGAGAGATGACGACGAATTTTCCGACTGCTCTATCTTCTACGATGAAGACGTTatcaaagaagctgaaacagtCGCGGTCTTACAGGGCACTATCCAGGCAGAGCCAGAGAAAAAGGAGCACAAAGATCAAGTAGCCGCGGCAGTTCCAATTAGTCTACCAGCAGGGGAGTCCTTCCGAGATGATACAGCTATCTTGCTGGAAGAGTTCGCTGATGAATTCGATACCGACGAGGAATTCGAACAGGAATTGCTCCGGCTTGATGCAGGATGAGAATAGAGGCACGCCTAGTGCAGTTTACTGTATGACTTATGTGAGTATAAGGGGCGTTGTATTCTTTACCACTGCAGTTTTCCCTGCGGATGGCCCCGCTTAGTGCCGCTTATTGCTCCATGAGCAGCTAGAAGCGTGAAATGAATAACCTCAACATACGTGCGCTGAACAACCGCGGGGTAACCCGGAGCAGTGCGACAGTGAATCTGGGCGATGCCCTAATACATTTAGCACTGGAGCTAAATGCATGCCATGCACATGGCTATGGCTCCGCCCTTGGGACTGGCGTCTACCTCATGGGCAATGCGTGCGATTTATGGCATCTTACTTGGTTTAGCCTTGCTTCTGCAATGCTTCCTTCCATTGCCACCGCCAGGGATCGACGTACAATCGTTATACACTAACCAGACCATCTAATCTCGTGTCCCGATATCTTGGAATTTTGGTAGcaagaatatagatatcGCGACTCCTGAAGAGGGTGAAATGTTGGCCAATCCTGCATTGGTATTGGAGATATTGTGCCTCTTGGTTGTGCTATAGAGAACCCAATTACAACTACCTGTCTACATATCACTTCCAATTCATGATATATGAAGGCTAATTCCGCAATACTAAGACATTTGTTATTATGATTCGACACTTGCACGGGATGGAAGCTCACTCCAAGGCTAGCTATGACTGGTACTATTCTATTTTTCGACTGTGCTATAACTCAGAACCTAGAACTAAATCTAATCTTTAGATTAAGTTTTACGTTAGATTTATAATCTAGTATATGCCCTGGGCTATCAATTTAGACCTAAATTTAGGCTAGATTATCTCGAGATCAGATTCTGTCTCAGGTTTGGTGAAGTATGATTGTTGAGAGAGAAGCGATTTGAGAGAAGCGATTTCACGCATCACCGTCATCACAACTTCAAACAACCAAGCAGCGCGAGAGGGTAAATTGCCCAGAGAAAGGGCGCAGTTACCAAGCATAGCGTCAATTCTCTTATCACAGCACGCCAAGTGCTGCAGCTATGAATGGGTAGATTCGGAAGTTTCCCAAGGCAGATTTCTCACCAAGCGACGGAGGGAATACTCCCTATTCCTGAACAAAGTCACTGGGTTAATCCACATGATCTCGAGTACGAGTTTTGGCCAATACTTTTATCACTAGTTTACAAACTGGGACTTGGCTGGTCAAGTTCGCCAAGAGCTTGCGGCCAAAACGGAAAAGCTAAGCGATTATCTTGTTCCCCCAGACACCTCGAAAACCACGATCCTTGTCAGTGGCTTTCGTTCGGTATCCTCCCGGGGGCACGTGGTTGGGTGGAAGCTGTAGACGCATTTTGAAGAGAATTCGGGCCTCAACGTCGCCCGGCAAGGCAGTTTTGATCCATTGGGAGATTTGTAGCGAGCAGCATGGTCTTGTCTTGAGCTTCTAGGAACGAGGCCCTCCTTATCACAGGGCGTATTTAAGAAGGTTAATTCCAGAAAAGCAAGGAAATAAATATACTTACATCGGACTAGACGTTATTCCCGGGCCCATTGCTAGAAGTCGTACCGTTCTGCTCTCGACAACAATGGCTACATCTGAGGACATCAAAAATGAGATATACAAACTATCGGTACTTCCATTCATCCTCGAAAGGCGAGGCGACTATGATAAGGCAATCGAGATTCACAAGAGCGCTATCGATATCCTCAGCGCGGCGGCAGAAAAATTCAGGAAATCGTCGAACGTGCGCAAAATAAATCGCAAGATGTTCGAAAGGCAGGTCGATCTGCATTGCGAACGATTTGCCTACTTGGAGAGTCTAAAGCGCAAAGGTAGTTTCGAGGGGATTATATTGCCGCCCACAGTACTTGATGTAATGCAGGAGCTGGAGAGGGACGATGGAGATAACAGTCCTTGGACTCTGTCTCAGGTATGTTGTTTGGAGTACACGAGTATAAGGCCCCGTGATTTGATGACTTGAGTCAACATAGATTCGAAAGGCGCTCCACGACTATGGAAAGGAGGCGCCAACTAATACTGAGCCACCGTCTCAACTGAAACCTTTCCTCGACGCGGCAGATTCGGTCAAGGCCCCATTCTTCGCGCCGACACTTTCCTCGTCAGCGGAGCCGGTGATCTACCGGCTCTCTCACTCATCAGAGCTAGTTGACATGGGGGTGCGATCGCACTGGTGGTTCGTCAAGGATTCAGCCAACAAGCACACACTTTATGCTCTACAGGCGGTATGGAGCCAGGAGGTGCCCATTGTGGAGGCTATTCTACGCCGGGCAGGAGAGTTCCTCCCTCAGATGGGTGCCGTAAGCATAAAGATGCGCAAGACGAAAGGGGGTTCTTTCCGTTTAGTGACGAGTACAGTGCCCCAGGCCGGGGATATTGTCGAGATCCCCGACGGAGAGGCGCAACGCAAGGACTGGTCCCCCCGGCGGTTCAAGTACGGTGGGCGCAATTTCGTGTGGAAGAGTGGGCGTGCTGACGGAAAGAGTGCGGACGGGGGCCTATTCAGGTCG
The sequence above is a segment of the Aspergillus oryzae RIB40 DNA, chromosome 3 genome. Coding sequences within it:
- a CDS encoding aldo/keto reductase family protein (aldo/keto reductase family proteins) — its product is MAPLSLQSTLKVLASILTWRGSPPDITEKVTLKALETGYRHVDSAKYYANEAECAEAIRKSGIDRSKIFYTTKVPVSHMSYEKAKEAIEASLADAAGIGYIDLVLLHAPFGGKEGRLGAWRALVEAQKTGKVRSIGVSNYGIHHLNELEEYINSGVGGQISVGQYEIHPWCPREDIVDWLKRRNIVVEAYSPLVQATRMQEPVLQSLVKKHNKTPAQILIRWSLQKGYVPLPKSVTESRIIENTQVFDFELSEEDMQSLKTGVDAPVCWDPARDSRL
- a CDS encoding uncharacterized protein (predicted protein) yields the protein MATSEDIKNEIYKLSVLPFILERRGDYDKAIEIHKSAIDILSAAAEKFRKSSNVRKINRKMFERQVDLHCERFAYLESLKRKGSFEGIILPPTVLDVMQELERDDGDNSPWTLSQIRKALHDYGKEAPTNTEPPSQLKPFLDAADSVKAPFFAPTLSSSAEPVIYRLSHSSELVDMGVRSHWWFVKDSANKHTLYALQAVWSQEVPIVEAILRRAGEFLPQMGAVSIKMRKTKGGSFRLVTSTVPQAGDIVEIPDGEAQRKDWSPRRFKYGGRNFVWKSGRADGKSADGGLFRSFSWETLYETKRVWAKEGSRTGKMEDETIGPRLCWGEKGGGNGAAHSIYMVGGLDLQFREHLLASQLARLVRCSNPPQKDSTGAETVSAGGESILSLVEWLS